The Oscillatoria acuminata PCC 6304 genomic interval CCATTTTAAAGCGAGGGATTGGGTGAGGGGAGTGGGTTGTTGTTTCAGCCATTCTTCCAGGTTAACTCCCTCGATTTTTTCCATGACGAGACAGTGTAGGGGAGTTTTGTCGTTCGGAGGGGCGATCGTAAAATAAGCCGAGGGTTCCATGTAGGGAATCCCTTGGAGATGGAGTTGACTGAGGACCCGCGCTTCTCGTTCAAACAGGGTCAGGGCTTTTTTTTGGGCTTGGAGGGTGGTAAATTGGCTAAGGTTGAGGACTTTGAGGACTTTGGGGAGTCCTTGGTCATCCACCTGATAAATGACGCTAAAACCCCCAGAACTGAGGGATTTGACTGGACGATAGCGTCGGTTCAGCAGCAAGGGCATCCCACAACTGAGACAGAAGAGTTGGTGATCCGGATTGTGGGGGGAAAGACAGGCGGGGTTGATGCAGTAGCTCATACACGCTTAGGGGCTTGATTGAGCGAGGGAGGTCTAGATTTGGGCCGATCGCAAATTCAGGAAACCACTATCTGTAGTATAGGTGGGATTCCCAGGAGTTGTCTTGCGGTATAAGTCTGGCTGCATCATTGCTGACCCTTACAGAACTAGCCCTGTCAAGGTGGTAAATTGAATCGTGCTTCATCCTTCGTTTCTTGTAGGGGCGTATTGCATAAATTCTCTTGATCCGTCAATGGAATCGTGCCTCATCCTTCGTTTCTTGTAGGGGCGTATTGCATACGCCCTCTTGGGCCTGCGCATCGAAGCCCCTACAAATCAATACACCTTGACAGGGCTACCATTACAGAACCAGGCGATCGCTGTCCTAACGGGTTCAATCGCGCCCATCCCAAACCCATTTAGCACAAAAAAAAGGGGAGCATTGCTCACCCTGATTGTATTTAACTCTTTTAACCCAATGCTAAATTTTCTATCCAATCCCTTCAATAATTGGATGGAAGTAGAATGCTAATCCCAACACGACATAAGTCGCCAAGAGTAACGTCCCTTCTAGCCAATCAGAACGGCCATCAGAACTGACCGAATTGGCAATCACAACCGATACTGCAACCGCCACCAGTTCAAAGGGGTTGAAGTTCAAATCCATCGGTTTATCTAGGATATAACCGGCAATCACTAAGACGGGGGCAACAAACAAAGCAATTTGCAAACTGGACCCCAGGGCCACAGATACAGAAAGATCCATTTTATTCTTCATCGCGACTGTCACTGCCGTAGCGTGTTCCGCCGCATTGCCAATAATGGGAACAACAATTACCCCGGTAAAGAGTGCGGTTAATCCCAACAGAGAAGTAGCTTCTTCTAGGGACGCGACTAACAATTCTGATTCAACAGCTACCATCAGGGTGCAGGCTAATAGCACCCCCGTCCATAACAAAATATTGGGGGGTTTGCCCGGTTCCCCGTCTTCTCCTTCTAACTCCGCTTCCCCGACATCACAGAGGTAGGCATGGGTTTTCATGGAAAACACCAGGGTTAAGACATAAACGAGGATTAAGACGACTGCCACACAGCTTGAGAGTTGTTGCATGGTCTTTTCTGCGATGCCAGTGGAGGTGAACTCTACCGCTGTGGGCAGTAACATGGCAATCACTGCCAGAGTCATCACAGAAGCATTCAACCGGGCGACAATCGGTTGAAATTCTTGCTCTTTATACCGCAGCCCTCCCAGCAGCATGGAAAATCCCATAACGAGCAACAGGTTACTAATAATTGACCCGGTAATGCTGGCTTTGACCACATTGATTAATCCAGCATTCAGGGCAACTAAGGCGATAATTAATTCAGTGGCGTTGCCAAAGGTTGCATTCAGCAATCCCCCAATATTTGGACCGACAACCACCGCAATTTCTTCCGTGGCAGTTCCCATCCAAGCAGCTAAGGGAATAATTCCCAAACAAGCGGTTAAAAAAATCGTTAACGCGCCCCATTCAAGAAAATGACCGGCAATGGAAATGGGGACGAAGACAAGTAATCCGATGAAAATAATGTTTTTGATGGACATCAAATTGGTTAGGTCTCAGTAAAGAAATGAGTGGAATTGAACCGGGGAATTGGGTTGATTGTATCGGCGATTTCTAGTAGCTAACCCGGATTTTGAGGTCCGAGGTTAGGGAGGAAACGACCGATCCCGTGAGAGTTTTAGTCCGGTTGATTTGACGGTTCTGAGGAGAGTTTAGCCTACAGACAGTCCGGAAATTGGCCTGCATGATTGGACTTCCCTCTGGATCAGGCTGGTTCAGAGCAGACCCTTCTAGCGGTTCCATCCGGCCTGGGCTAAGTAATTAGGCTTGGAGTTGAGAATTTGTTCAGTCATCATAAAAACGGTGGGAGCAGCGAAAGCCTGTGACCGATTGTTCGGATGTATTCAGGAGCAACAGACCTACCCCAAGGTATGTCTTGAGTAGCGGATTATAGCATAGACATTTTCATTTGCAAGTTTCAGAAAATAAAGATTTGTTTTGAAGTGTGAAATTAAGACAGAGGTCGCCCTATTTGCAATGGGGATCGGTTATAGTGCCGACTAGAAGCTTCATAGCAGAAAACGGATAGAACAGCGATCGCGTTTGAGATAGCCGGAGAGAGAATGTTGAGGTAACCGCAAGGGCTATCACGGTTTAAGCTCACAGCAAGATGGTTCGTGGCAAGTTTGTCATTGCCTTCGCGATCGCCACGTCACCTTTTTAAACTTGCCTATACCGAATCCAACAAGTCTGTACCCCAACGATCGCCTGCCTACAGATAGATTTTATCGATTGTTTAGTTGTAGATCTAACAGTATGACAACCCCATCTGACACAGCAATTATGCTGAATCCGACCCTAACCACCCTAACGCCAGAAGAAACGCCAGGAACTCGGACAGAACCGGCCAAAGTTGATCCCATCAAAACCGCAACGGGCATCTATGTCTCGATTCACGGACATTTTTACCAACCCCCACGAGAAAACCCCTATTTAGATGCGATCGAGCGGCAACCGAGTGCCTCGCCCTTTCACGACTGGAACGAGCGGATTTATCACGAATGCTATCGTCCGAATGCTTATGCCCGAATCTTCAACGATTCTGGCGAAGTGGTGGGGATCGTCAATAACTATGAATATCTTAGCTTTAATATCGGTGCGACTTTAATGACATGGCTGGAACGCTATGACAGAGAAGTGTACAATCGCATCCTGGAAGCCGACTGCAAAAGCGCAGAACGTCTCAATGGTCATGGCAATGCGATCGCCCAAGTCTACAACCACATCATCATACCTCTGGCCAACGAACGGGATAAATATACCCAAATTCGCTGGGGTAAAGAAGACTTCCGATCCCGCTTTGGACGTGATCCCGAGGGAATGTGGTTAGCAGAAACTGCCGTAGACTACCCCACCCTGGAAGTTTTAATTGCCGAAGGCATTAAATTTATTATTCTGGCCCCCTCCCAAGCCCAACGCTGCCGGGTGATCCCCAGGGATCAAGAAACCGAAACCGATTGGATCGAAGTCGGCGGTGCACAAATTGATCCCACCCGGCCTTATCGCTGTTTTCTCCCGGATCCCCAAGGGGGAGAAGACCGTCAATCCATCGATATCTTCTTCTACGATGGTCCAATTTCCCGAGATATGGGCTTTGATGACCTCCTGAACAATTCCCATAACCTCCTCGGACGCTTAGGGTTAGCCATTCAAGGGGATGGTCGCCCCAGTCAGTTACTTTCCGTCGCCACCGACGGCGAAACCTTTGGTCACCACAAAGGCGGAACCGAAAAATGTCTCGCCTACGCCTTCGTCAGCGAATTCCCTAAACATGGCTGGACCGTCACCAACTTTGCCCATTATCTGAGCATTAGTCCCCCCTCCTGGGAAGTCCAACTCAAACCCGTCACGGCTTGGAGTTGCGCTCACGGTGTCGATCGCTGGCAGGATGATTGTGGTTGCGGTGGCGGTGGCGGTTGGCATCAAAAGTGGCGGCGTCCCCTGCGAGAGTCCCTCAACTGGTTGCGGGATCAACTCACGGAGATCTATGAAGAACAAGGTCGCCATCTCTTCTTAGACCCTTGGCAGGCCCGGGATGAATATATCAAAATTGTCCGCGATCGCTCCCCGGAAAATATCGACTGCTTCTTCCGACACCATCAAATTCGCCCCCTGACTCCCCTGGAAGAAGTGGATGGCTTGCGCCTGCTGGAAATGCAGCGGCATAGCTTGCTGATGTACACCAGTTGCGGCTGGTTCTTTGAAGAACTTTCCCGCCCGGAAGGGGTGCAAATTCTCCGCTATGCCGCCCG includes:
- the cax gene encoding calcium/proton exchanger yields the protein MSIKNIIFIGLLVFVPISIAGHFLEWGALTIFLTACLGIIPLAAWMGTATEEIAVVVGPNIGGLLNATFGNATELIIALVALNAGLINVVKASITGSIISNLLLVMGFSMLLGGLRYKEQEFQPIVARLNASVMTLAVIAMLLPTAVEFTSTGIAEKTMQQLSSCVAVVLILVYVLTLVFSMKTHAYLCDVGEAELEGEDGEPGKPPNILLWTGVLLACTLMVAVESELLVASLEEATSLLGLTALFTGVIVVPIIGNAAEHATAVTVAMKNKMDLSVSVALGSSLQIALFVAPVLVIAGYILDKPMDLNFNPFELVAVAVSVVIANSVSSDGRSDWLEGTLLLATYVVLGLAFYFHPIIEGIG
- a CDS encoding DUF3536 domain-containing protein, which produces MLNPTLTTLTPEETPGTRTEPAKVDPIKTATGIYVSIHGHFYQPPRENPYLDAIERQPSASPFHDWNERIYHECYRPNAYARIFNDSGEVVGIVNNYEYLSFNIGATLMTWLERYDREVYNRILEADCKSAERLNGHGNAIAQVYNHIIIPLANERDKYTQIRWGKEDFRSRFGRDPEGMWLAETAVDYPTLEVLIAEGIKFIILAPSQAQRCRVIPRDQETETDWIEVGGAQIDPTRPYRCFLPDPQGGEDRQSIDIFFYDGPISRDMGFDDLLNNSHNLLGRLGLAIQGDGRPSQLLSVATDGETFGHHKGGTEKCLAYAFVSEFPKHGWTVTNFAHYLSISPPSWEVQLKPVTAWSCAHGVDRWQDDCGCGGGGGWHQKWRRPLRESLNWLRDQLTEIYEEQGRHLFLDPWQARDEYIKIVRDRSPENIDCFFRHHQIRPLTPLEEVDGLRLLEMQRHSLLMYTSCGWFFEELSRPEGVQILRYAARAIELAGDVAGVQLEREFIARLALAPSNVETFKDGAGVYRDLVQTDQISLEQVAAHYAISGLFTSYGPQQRVYCYDAYQRDYQLQRMGPLTLGVGQLQLVSEITRESVDLVFAVLHLGGWDFHCSIQPFTGRRAYTQMKEHLFGVLQEASAAHAILAMNEHFDGKSYNLRDLFAEERHRIMRLLSQETLMRLDQLYSQVYRDNYGIMMGFHRDELPVPKELQVAAEIALGHRCMESVLGLEQELGNAQADGQVMSAHLGELEAIATEAEHTRCHLYLPEATVILERSIWRSLWDLLHQVQPELLEADIQRLERLIAVGQRLNLGLSLERSQELYFYWLTGQLDRHGLPSVDTHMASGSAESFAISPGDPVQLRRLLLLGQTLRVHVTPQLEQLR